A stretch of Macadamia integrifolia cultivar HAES 741 chromosome 7, SCU_Mint_v3, whole genome shotgun sequence DNA encodes these proteins:
- the LOC122084651 gene encoding autophagy-related protein 101 isoform X1: MNCEVCHLKELDLEHFEIREVLRCLEHEWCSKAAWLDTWTNMIGFGCPKPRQTGAKPFAPKGAGYELKGEDPSSSSLKNTQPGLSSSLAKEIVFRVGTQIALLLPPGILHTIVFHRALGLIRPRDIDSELFDITYVQCGDAELEKKIEEKIDQFIGWVEKHPNKKSQICLSFYEVKNKQATWFSNKIERLYWEQWYINLNVAQHPKAHSSKSHHSKLVVDPGESTSDERSVRRATLEAALREVLFQIIKFVNEKRDHIPPVPNHEGVSFPYEITITSSSDSSFGMDMFKRMLQTGHPTMLS, translated from the exons ATGAACTGTGAGGTCTGCCACCTTAAGGAACTG GATCTGGAACACTTTGAGATACGAGAAGTACTACGCT GCCTTGAGCATGAGTGGTGTAGTAAAGCAGCGTGGTTGGACACTTGGACCAACATGATTGGATTTGGTTGCCCCAAACCAAGGCAAACCGGAGCTAAACCATTTGCTCCAAAGGGGGCTGGTTATGAGCTAAAGGGAGAAGACCCATCCTCCTCCTCACTAAAAAATACCCAACCGGGACTGTCATCAAGTCTGGCCAAAGAAATAGTCTTTCGGGTTGGAACACAAATAGCCTTGCTTCTACCGCCAG GTATACTGCACACAATTGTGTTTCATAGAGCTTTAGGTCTTATTCGGCCCAGGGATATTGATTCTGAACTTTTTGACATTACTTAT GTTCAATGTGGAGATGCTGAACTTGAAAAGAAGATTGAGGAGAAAATAGACCAGTTCATTGGTTGGGTAGAAAAGCATCCAAATAAGAAAAGTCAG ATTTGCCTATCTTTCTATGAGGTGAAAAACAAGCAGGCTACTTGGTTCAGCAACAAAATTGAACGCTTGTATTGGGAACAATGGTATATCAATTTGAATGTAGCACAACACCCAAAAGCACATTCCAGCAAGTCTCATCACTCCAAACTGGTAGTAGATCCAGGAG AAAGTACATCAGATGAGAGAAGTGTTCGCCGAGCTACCCTTGAAGCAGCTCTCCGTGAGGTCTTGTTTCAGATTATTAAATTTGTCAATGAAAAAAGAGATCACATTCCCCCTGTACCAAATCATGAGGGTGTTTCATTTCCTTATGAAATCACAATTACAAG TTCATCAGATTCTTCATTTGGAATGGACATGTTCAAGAGGATGCTCCAAACTGGACACCCAACCATGCTCAGCTGA
- the LOC122084651 gene encoding autophagy-related protein 101 isoform X3 — translation MNCEVCHLKELDLEHFEIREVLRCILHTIVFHRALGLIRPRDIDSELFDITYVQCGDAELEKKIEEKIDQFIGWVEKHPNKKSQICLSFYEVKNKQATWFSNKIERLYWEQWYINLNVAQHPKAHSSKSHHSKLVVDPGESTSDERSVRRATLEAALREVLFQIIKFVNEKRDHIPPVPNHEGVSFPYEITITSSSDSSFGMDMFKRMLQTGHPTMLS, via the exons ATGAACTGTGAGGTCTGCCACCTTAAGGAACTG GATCTGGAACACTTTGAGATACGAGAAGTACTACGCT GTATACTGCACACAATTGTGTTTCATAGAGCTTTAGGTCTTATTCGGCCCAGGGATATTGATTCTGAACTTTTTGACATTACTTAT GTTCAATGTGGAGATGCTGAACTTGAAAAGAAGATTGAGGAGAAAATAGACCAGTTCATTGGTTGGGTAGAAAAGCATCCAAATAAGAAAAGTCAG ATTTGCCTATCTTTCTATGAGGTGAAAAACAAGCAGGCTACTTGGTTCAGCAACAAAATTGAACGCTTGTATTGGGAACAATGGTATATCAATTTGAATGTAGCACAACACCCAAAAGCACATTCCAGCAAGTCTCATCACTCCAAACTGGTAGTAGATCCAGGAG AAAGTACATCAGATGAGAGAAGTGTTCGCCGAGCTACCCTTGAAGCAGCTCTCCGTGAGGTCTTGTTTCAGATTATTAAATTTGTCAATGAAAAAAGAGATCACATTCCCCCTGTACCAAATCATGAGGGTGTTTCATTTCCTTATGAAATCACAATTACAAG TTCATCAGATTCTTCATTTGGAATGGACATGTTCAAGAGGATGCTCCAAACTGGACACCCAACCATGCTCAGCTGA
- the LOC122084651 gene encoding autophagy-related protein 101 isoform X2 produces MNCEVCHLKELDLEHFEIREVLRLDAGILHTIVFHRALGLIRPRDIDSELFDITYVQCGDAELEKKIEEKIDQFIGWVEKHPNKKSQICLSFYEVKNKQATWFSNKIERLYWEQWYINLNVAQHPKAHSSKSHHSKLVVDPGESTSDERSVRRATLEAALREVLFQIIKFVNEKRDHIPPVPNHEGVSFPYEITITSSSDSSFGMDMFKRMLQTGHPTMLS; encoded by the exons ATGAACTGTGAGGTCTGCCACCTTAAGGAACTG GATCTGGAACACTTTGAGATACGAGAAGTACTACGCT TGGATGCAGGTATACTGCACACAATTGTGTTTCATAGAGCTTTAGGTCTTATTCGGCCCAGGGATATTGATTCTGAACTTTTTGACATTACTTAT GTTCAATGTGGAGATGCTGAACTTGAAAAGAAGATTGAGGAGAAAATAGACCAGTTCATTGGTTGGGTAGAAAAGCATCCAAATAAGAAAAGTCAG ATTTGCCTATCTTTCTATGAGGTGAAAAACAAGCAGGCTACTTGGTTCAGCAACAAAATTGAACGCTTGTATTGGGAACAATGGTATATCAATTTGAATGTAGCACAACACCCAAAAGCACATTCCAGCAAGTCTCATCACTCCAAACTGGTAGTAGATCCAGGAG AAAGTACATCAGATGAGAGAAGTGTTCGCCGAGCTACCCTTGAAGCAGCTCTCCGTGAGGTCTTGTTTCAGATTATTAAATTTGTCAATGAAAAAAGAGATCACATTCCCCCTGTACCAAATCATGAGGGTGTTTCATTTCCTTATGAAATCACAATTACAAG TTCATCAGATTCTTCATTTGGAATGGACATGTTCAAGAGGATGCTCCAAACTGGACACCCAACCATGCTCAGCTGA
- the LOC122084907 gene encoding uncharacterized protein LOC122084907 — protein sequence MAINEEETPPLTNESDAEKRKNHKKWNRCNCLSMKLLRVNISKGIKGSIPECQTVLELLAMIDEQFIETDKSKASTLIKRFSSLKYDGKRGVREHIMNMRDIAAQLRARDVGISNTYLVHHILNSLPKKYGPFKGFLETRLSKENEKSIYSENRI from the exons ATGGCCATTAATGAAGAAGAGACACCTCCCCTCACTAATGAAAGTGAtgcagagaagaggaagaaccatAAAAAATGGAATCGATGCAACTGCCTAAGCATGAAGCTTCTCAGAGTTAATATCAGTAAAGGCATTAAGGGTTCAATCCCAGAATGTCAAACTGTGTTAGAACTTCTAGCAATGATCGATGAGCAGTTTATAGAAACTGACAAGTCCAAGGCAAGCACTTTGATAAAGAGGTTTAGCTCCCTCAAGTATGATGGTAAAAGAGGTGTACGAGAGCACATTATGAATATGAGGGATATTGCAGCACAACTCAGGGCTCGAGATGTAGGAATCTCTAACACATACTTGGTGCACCACATTCTCAACTCTTTGCCCAAGAAATATGGCCCTTTCAAG GGATTTCTGGAGACAAGGCTGTCGAAGGAAAATGAGAAGAGCATCTATTCAGAAAATAGGATATAG
- the LOC122084646 gene encoding uncharacterized protein LOC122084646: MVSRPAYFLLFLSFQSLAIAIPIAPFNASEAPLSSSSQSDESSHETTSPSSHFLKDVLKSISLKQSWDLDEIRVSNLDVGKVRIGSAQRYEFRLRLGKSDLVFKFFDEVHSWRKIRKRGEFKSLVSKASSETVLKGFKLEGPFEIRVDGDDDLSLVLPMNTTHNGLKRVLVGEGITVGVEGAQEVSLFHTRPRLPLNGSSEMNQHRSQFWPLSHSLCMPLLPIHILGSASLVAYRTHNPSAYIEIAFPSQDMIELLPEKCYDKYYYKKRACPIDSMTPRLAVLESLMRTLLGDKIRSEASGFLKAKVIASTVVSFRLELERDVKDNDKVLGTLAEWRTKATVERAWFEVEARVGAVRLKPLVVKKVRPFIAADSAAWSNLMSNISFTKFPSLLVPPEALTLDVKW, translated from the exons ATGGTCAGTCGCCCCGCgtattttctcctcttcttgtcATTTCAATCCCTAGCAATAGCGATACCGATAGCACCATTTAATGCTTCCGAGgcccccctctcttcttcttcacagtCCGATGAATCCTCCCACGAGACCACCTCCCCTTCGTCTCATTTCTTAAAG GATGTATTGAAGTCGATTTCGTTGAAGCAGAGCTGGGATTTGGACGAAATTAGGGTTTCCAATTTGGATGTTGGAAAGGTAAGGATTGGGAGTGCTCAGAGATATGAATTTCGGCTCCGATTGGGGAAGAGTGACCTTGTATTCAAATTTTTCGATGAGGTGCATTCGtggagaaaaattagaaaaagaggTGAATTTAAATCCTTGGTCAGTAAAGCTAGTTCGGAGACTGTGCTCaagggattcaagttggagGGACCGTTTGAAATAAGAGTTGACGGTGATGACGATCTTTCGTTGGTATTGCCG ATGAACACGACGCATAATGGTTTGAAACGAGTTCTAGTTGGCGAAGGCATTACAGTTGGGGTAGAAGGAGCTCAGGAAGTATCCCTTTTCCACACTCGTCCCAGATTGCCCCTTAATGGAAGTTCGGAGATGAATCAGCATAGAAGTCAATTTTGGCCCTTGAGTCACTCATTGTGCATGCCACTACTTCCTATACACATTTTGGGGTCTGCATCACTTGTTGCATACAGAACTCATAACCCCAGTGCCTACATTGAAATTGCTTTCCCTTCCCAGGACATGATTGAGTTGTTGCCGGAGAAGTGTTATGACAAATATTACTACAAGAAGCGGGCCTGCCCAATTGACTCCATGACTCCAAGGTTAGCTGTACTCGAATCACTCATGAGGACCTTGctaggtgacaaaattcggAGTGAGGCTTCAGGTTTCCTCAAAGCCAAGGTTATAGCATCAACAGTAGTCAGTTTCCGAttggaacttgaaagagatgtaAAGGACAACGACAAAGTCTTGGGTACCTTAGCAGAATGGAGAACGAAGGCTACAGTTGAACGGGCTTGGTTTGAGGTAGAGGCAAGAGTGGGAGCAGTGAGGTTAAAGCCGCTTGTGGTTAAAAAAGTGAGGCCTTTCATTGCTGCAGATTCTGCCGCATGGAGTAATCTAATGTCAAATATTTCCTTTACAAAGTTCCCATCTCTCCTTGTCCCTCCAGAGGCACTAACACTAGATGTGAAGTGGTAA